One segment of Rubripirellula amarantea DNA contains the following:
- a CDS encoding YebC/PmpR family DNA-binding transcriptional regulator — MAGHSKWANIQHRKGRVDAARGKLWSKLSKAIIIAAKDGGGDLSANFRLRKAVDDAKAVSMPKDNIERAIKRGTGEIEGGRLETLIFEGYGPGGVAVMCETLTDNRNRTGPEMKTLFSKFGGEIGKTGCVSYLFDRKGVFVFAPGTDEETVTMVALENGGEDVEASEDGSLQVTCAPESFRDLEEAFDKAELKTESGEVLQVAQTTVDVDAESAKRVLRLLEAIDEHDDVQNVSTNLNITDEMMSED; from the coding sequence ATGGCAGGACACTCAAAATGGGCGAACATTCAGCACCGAAAAGGTCGCGTGGATGCCGCTCGTGGCAAACTGTGGAGCAAGCTCAGTAAAGCAATCATCATCGCTGCCAAAGACGGGGGCGGTGACCTAAGCGCGAACTTTCGGTTGCGGAAAGCAGTTGATGATGCCAAAGCGGTTTCGATGCCCAAGGACAACATCGAGCGGGCCATCAAACGTGGCACCGGAGAAATCGAAGGCGGTCGCCTCGAAACATTGATCTTTGAAGGGTACGGTCCCGGCGGCGTCGCGGTGATGTGCGAGACACTGACCGATAATCGCAATCGCACTGGCCCCGAAATGAAGACGCTGTTTTCAAAGTTCGGCGGCGAAATTGGTAAGACGGGCTGCGTGTCCTACCTATTTGACCGCAAAGGCGTGTTTGTGTTCGCTCCCGGTACTGACGAAGAAACCGTCACAATGGTGGCGCTCGAAAATGGTGGCGAAGACGTCGAAGCGAGTGAGGACGGAAGCTTACAAGTCACCTGTGCTCCCGAAAGTTTCCGAGACCTCGAAGAGGCGTTTGATAAAGCGGAACTCAAGACTGAATCCGGTGAGGTGCTACAGGTGGCTCAAACGACCGTGGATGTTGATGCGGAATCCGCAAAGCGAGTGCTCCGACTCCTCGAAGCGATCGACGAACACGACGACGTCCAAAACGTCAGCACCAACCTCAACATCACCGACGAAATGATGTCGGAAGATTAG
- a CDS encoding DUF2256 domain-containing protein yields the protein MTKQRNRDSKPCMCCGRPFAWRRKWSRCWHEVKFCSERCRREFTSKKSNEVQQEKSQS from the coding sequence GTGACCAAACAACGCAATCGTGACAGCAAGCCATGCATGTGCTGCGGGCGACCATTTGCATGGCGGAGAAAGTGGTCGCGTTGCTGGCACGAAGTCAAGTTTTGCAGCGAACGTTGTCGTCGCGAATTCACGTCAAAGAAATCAAATGAAGTCCAACAAGAAAAGTCGCAGTCATGA
- a CDS encoding SDR family NAD(P)-dependent oxidoreductase, producing MNQANYVVVGGSRGIGLGIVKRLVVRGASVTVLSRTSDELNFDGVRHVPFDVLNDGVPQDAMPATIDGLAYCPGSINLGPLRGVKADVMLADYQLNVIGAVKCVQAAMAGMKAAQRSSVVMFSTVAVQQGLPMHSVVAASKGALEGLTRTWAAELAPHSRVNCIAPSLTDTPLAERLLSSDEKREAMGKRHPLGRVGTIDDIAAMAEFLLTDASSWVTGQVFGVDGGMSSLRA from the coding sequence ATGAATCAAGCCAATTACGTCGTTGTGGGTGGAAGCCGAGGAATCGGGTTGGGAATCGTCAAACGATTGGTCGTTCGCGGTGCGAGTGTTACTGTGCTCTCGCGTACTTCCGATGAATTGAACTTCGACGGTGTAAGGCATGTTCCGTTCGACGTGTTGAATGATGGCGTTCCCCAAGACGCGATGCCAGCAACCATTGATGGATTGGCGTATTGTCCAGGTTCGATCAACCTGGGGCCTCTGCGTGGCGTAAAAGCTGACGTAATGCTGGCCGACTATCAGCTCAACGTGATTGGAGCGGTTAAGTGTGTACAGGCGGCTATGGCTGGCATGAAAGCGGCTCAGCGTTCCTCGGTCGTGATGTTTAGCACGGTTGCCGTTCAACAAGGTTTGCCAATGCATTCGGTCGTGGCAGCGAGCAAAGGAGCCCTTGAGGGGCTCACTCGCACTTGGGCTGCCGAATTGGCTCCGCACTCGCGGGTGAACTGTATCGCGCCTTCATTGACCGACACACCGCTTGCCGAACGGTTGTTGTCGAGTGATGAAAAACGGGAAGCGATGGGCAAACGCCATCCTTTGGGACGAGTGGGTACCATTGACGATATTGCGGCAATGGCCGAGTTTCTGTTGACCGACGCTTCGTCATGGGTAACCGGACAAGTTTTCGGCGTCGACGGAGGAATGTCGTCGCTCAGAGCGTAG